A single Candidatus Polarisedimenticolia bacterium DNA region contains:
- a CDS encoding carboxypeptidase regulatory-like domain-containing protein: protein NHTVNVGVDPSTTAGHQAAVRYYELRRPLPAGAFSVTEAATFSPDSENRWMGSAAQDRQGDIAVGYSVSSTSIFPSIRWAGRLATDPPNGLFQGEAVLVAGTGSQRVTTGRWGDYSAMAVDPSDDCTFWYTNEYYTLASQQSSTSGWLTRIGSFKFPSCAPAPVGTLAGTVTRCDTGTPIAEASVQVPGGYFRSTSSSGSFSMTLPQGTYEITASRPLLASATLSGLLVVGGQATDASLCLAPAAVIVPHAIPTFEAESCAPANGGADPGETLSALFALDNLGTGATSDLVAILLSTGGVISTAPAQSYGSILPGGPAVRRTFSFRVDPALGCGESIVATLELRDGAEDLGTVSFPISLGDIFREGFDDVTAPALPPGWTVSTLGTGLLPWSTTRTSSFFVSPPNGAGVLSSAAVSESRLDSPVITIPSVTTRLSFRSSFSLQANRDGGVLEISLDGGPFTDILASGGHFLEGGYNGFITTGFSSPIAGRDAWTGTPVTGSQFFLTRVELPASASGHGIRLRWRAAFDASGSAAGAGWRIDDVKLSILTCCGAQIAGAPPPSVQEESCAPSNGAPDPDETIVVGFPLRNVGDQATTDLTATLLAGGGVLAPGPAQSYGSLVPGGESVERSFRFVPSGECGGPIDATLELHDGAVDLGRRSFHLALGSAETVFSEGFDSVGAPALPAGWIATRPLGATPPLWATGFDSVSLPNSAFTLGSTTASDNRLDSPVIPVAAGGAFAELSFRNKYNFEPGYDGGVLEISIGGAAFMDILEAGGSFLEGGYNRLIAVGSGNPLAGRQGWSGTRSEASPGFITTRLRLPGSVLGQTIQIRWRAGFDAAASPGAAIWRIDDVLLTLTRCCSQPCALACPDDMSAANAPGLCGSEVSYPAPDVSGSCGVVDSSPSSGSFFPVGDTQVDVSGTAGGACSFQVTVRDVEAPTLTVGALPSILWPPNHQMIDAHATWSASDNCPGVQVQLDSVTSSEPDDAQGNGDGNTSGDTQGASPGSTDADVSIRAERNGDGAGRTYNLAYSAIDAAGNVTTSSATVFVPHDQSGVIDPLSLTLMPQGPSTLLSWSTVIGAASYSLIRGNAANLSEGSQVIDLGPVTCLVHGSGTSIMEPEGSTIPLPGQVFFYLVAYHDSMGSSYGSPSASKPRVPLSGSCE, encoded by the coding sequence AACCACACCGTGAACGTCGGGGTCGATCCCTCCACCACGGCGGGCCACCAGGCGGCCGTGCGCTATTACGAGCTTCGGCGCCCGCTCCCTGCGGGAGCGTTCTCGGTGACGGAGGCGGCCACCTTCTCTCCTGACTCGGAGAACCGCTGGATGGGAAGCGCCGCCCAGGACCGCCAGGGAGATATCGCCGTCGGGTACAGCGTCTCGAGCACTTCGATCTTTCCTTCGATCCGATGGGCCGGGCGGCTGGCCACCGATCCTCCCAACGGTCTGTTCCAGGGGGAGGCGGTGCTGGTGGCCGGGACCGGCTCGCAACGTGTCACAACGGGACGATGGGGCGACTACAGCGCCATGGCGGTGGACCCTTCGGACGATTGCACTTTCTGGTACACCAACGAGTACTACACCCTGGCCAGCCAGCAGTCCTCGACGAGCGGCTGGCTCACCCGGATTGGAAGCTTCAAATTTCCGAGCTGCGCCCCCGCGCCCGTGGGGACTCTCGCGGGGACCGTCACCCGCTGCGACACGGGGACGCCGATTGCTGAAGCTTCGGTCCAGGTCCCGGGAGGCTACTTCCGTAGCACCTCCTCCTCCGGAAGCTTCTCGATGACGCTCCCTCAGGGAACCTACGAGATCACCGCCAGCCGCCCCTTGCTCGCGTCGGCTACCTTGTCGGGTCTGCTCGTGGTGGGAGGCCAGGCGACGGACGCCAGCCTCTGCCTCGCGCCCGCCGCCGTGATCGTGCCGCATGCCATACCGACGTTCGAGGCCGAAAGCTGCGCTCCCGCGAACGGCGGAGCCGATCCAGGCGAAACGCTTTCCGCCCTCTTCGCGCTCGACAATCTGGGGACGGGAGCCACTTCGGACCTCGTCGCCATACTGCTATCGACGGGAGGCGTGATCTCCACGGCCCCGGCCCAGTCCTACGGCTCGATTCTTCCCGGCGGTCCGGCCGTGAGAAGGACCTTCTCGTTCCGTGTCGATCCGGCGCTCGGCTGCGGGGAATCGATCGTCGCGACGCTCGAGCTGCGGGACGGAGCCGAAGATCTGGGCACGGTCTCCTTCCCAATCTCTCTCGGAGATATCTTCCGGGAAGGCTTCGACGACGTGACAGCGCCCGCTCTGCCGCCGGGCTGGACCGTCTCCACCTTGGGAACAGGGCTGCTTCCCTGGAGCACGACCAGAACCAGCAGCTTCTTCGTCTCGCCCCCCAACGGCGCCGGCGTCCTGAGCTCCGCCGCCGTCTCGGAAAGCCGCCTCGATTCCCCGGTGATCACCATTCCCTCGGTGACGACACGGCTGAGCTTCAGGAGCAGTTTCAGCCTGCAGGCCAACCGCGACGGCGGGGTGCTGGAGATTAGCCTCGACGGCGGGCCCTTCACCGACATCCTCGCGAGCGGCGGGCATTTCCTCGAAGGGGGATACAACGGGTTCATCACGACAGGCTTCTCGAGCCCTATCGCGGGGCGCGATGCCTGGACGGGTACCCCCGTCACTGGCTCACAGTTCTTTCTCACGAGGGTCGAGCTCCCCGCTTCGGCGTCCGGACACGGCATCAGGCTGCGTTGGCGGGCCGCGTTCGACGCTTCCGGCTCTGCGGCCGGCGCCGGATGGAGGATCGACGACGTGAAGCTTTCGATTCTGACCTGCTGCGGGGCACAGATTGCCGGAGCGCCTCCCCCCTCGGTGCAGGAGGAGAGCTGCGCTCCCTCAAACGGCGCCCCCGATCCCGACGAGACGATCGTCGTCGGATTCCCGTTGCGCAATGTCGGAGACCAGGCGACGACCGACTTGACGGCGACGCTTCTGGCCGGAGGCGGAGTCCTCGCCCCGGGCCCGGCGCAATCCTACGGATCGCTCGTTCCGGGCGGAGAGAGCGTCGAGCGCAGCTTCCGATTCGTGCCTTCGGGTGAGTGCGGCGGGCCGATCGACGCGACGCTCGAGCTTCATGACGGCGCCGTCGATCTCGGCCGGCGGTCGTTCCATCTCGCTCTCGGGTCGGCGGAAACCGTCTTCTCGGAGGGTTTCGACTCCGTCGGGGCGCCCGCGCTCCCCGCGGGGTGGATCGCGACGCGCCCCCTTGGAGCCACGCCGCCGCTGTGGGCCACCGGGTTTGACTCGGTCTCTCTTCCGAACAGCGCCTTCACGCTCGGCTCGACGACCGCTTCCGACAATCGCCTCGATTCTCCGGTCATCCCGGTCGCCGCGGGCGGGGCCTTCGCGGAGCTGAGCTTCCGCAACAAGTACAACTTCGAGCCGGGCTACGACGGCGGGGTCCTGGAGATCAGCATCGGCGGGGCCGCGTTCATGGACATTCTGGAGGCCGGGGGAAGCTTTCTCGAGGGGGGATACAACCGGCTCATCGCCGTGGGGAGTGGAAATCCTCTCGCCGGCCGGCAAGGCTGGAGCGGGACCCGCTCCGAGGCGTCGCCCGGATTCATCACGACCCGGTTGCGGCTACCTGGCTCCGTCTTGGGGCAGACGATCCAGATTCGCTGGAGGGCCGGCTTCGACGCTGCTGCCTCACCCGGTGCCGCGATCTGGAGAATCGACGATGTGCTGTTGACGTTGACGCGCTGCTGCAGCCAGCCCTGCGCTCTCGCCTGTCCCGATGACATGTCGGCCGCGAATGCACCCGGTCTGTGCGGAAGCGAGGTCTCCTATCCGGCGCCCGACGTGAGCGGCTCCTGCGGTGTGGTCGATTCGAGCCCCTCCTCGGGCTCGTTTTTCCCGGTTGGGGATACCCAGGTCGACGTCTCGGGAACCGCGGGGGGTGCCTGCAGCTTCCAGGTCACGGTGCGGGATGTCGAGGCGCCGACCTTGACTGTGGGCGCGCTACCCTCGATCCTCTGGCCGCCGAACCACCAGATGATCGACGCTCATGCGACCTGGAGCGCCTCGGACAACTGCCCCGGGGTGCAGGTCCAGCTCGACTCCGTGACGAGCAGCGAGCCTGACGACGCGCAGGGCAACGGTGACGGAAACACGAGCGGAGACACCCAAGGCGCTTCACCCGGGTCGACCGATGCGGATGTCTCCATCCGGGCCGAGCGGAACGGGGATGGCGCGGGTCGAACGTACAACCTGGCTTATTCGGCAATCGACGCCGCCGGCAACGTGACGACGAGCAGCGCCACCGTTTTCGTTCCGCACGACCAAAGCGGCGTGATCGATCCCTTGTCCTTGACGCTGATGCCTCAAGGGCCTTCGACGCTCCTCTCCTGGAGCACGGTGATCGGCGCCGCATCCTACAGCCTGATCCGAGGGAACGCCGCCAACTTGAGCGAGGGGTCCCAGGTCATCGACCTCGGCCCCGTGACCTGCCTGGTCCACGGTTCCGGAACGAGCATCATGGAGCCCGAAGGCTCCACGATCCCGCTGCCCGGCCAGGTCTTCTTCTACCTGGTCGCCTACCATGACAGCATGGGAAGCTCGTACGGAAGCCCCAGCGCGAGCAAGCCCCGAGTTCCTCTCTCGGGAAGCTGCGAGTAA